The sequence below is a genomic window from Candidatus Methanoplasma termitum.
GCATCTAAGGGTGTCGCGAGAGACAAAGTAACACCGCTCGAAGCGAGGATCATGGGAGAGGCTGCGATCGCCACCGCCGGTATGAAGATCACAGATGTGAATGAGATCTTAGACCGCCTTATCGGAAGCTACGAGACGGAATTCCACCACCCTCCAAAGAGCAAACGTTTCCAGGATTGTTATGATCTTAAGACGATCACGCCTTCCGACGAATACCTCGGAGTGTATGAGAACAGCATCAATCTGCTCAGCGAGTTGGGCCTGTACATAAAAAATTGAGGCGGTGTTATGATCGAACTTTTCACAGAAAAAAAAGTTTTTACAAACATTTTCTCATATTAGGTGTCGGAGCTTAAGGCAGGCTCTGCACAGTTATTAGGTCGGTGATAAGATGTAGTATGGAATAGCTTTGGATATTGGAACAAGCGGATTGAGGTGCCAGGCGATTGATCTTGAAACAAAAGAGACCTTATCGTCGGCAATGACCTCCCGTCATCCCATCCCGGGGATGAATGTAATAGACCATGTGAATTTTGCAATGGATGCCGGCAGGGATGTTGCGAACAAACTTATGATCGGGGCGATCAATAATCTCTTTAAACTTTTAGAAGTGGATCTTTCAAAAGTATGCAGGATCGCAGTTTGCGGGAATCCGTTCCAGATGTCATTGTTCCAGAACATTGAGATCAGGGACCTCGCGTTTGCAGGAAAATCCATGATAAAAAAACTTGGCATTACTCCTCCCGACAGGAACGGTGCGGTCATAAAAACCTCCCTTCTGGGGATCGAGGGCATTGACGCCGATGTGATCATACCTCCGGCTGTGACACATGAGATCGGCGCTGACGCAATGGCCATGCTTACAGAGACAGGCGTCCTTGAGAAAGAAGGGATCAGGATCGTGGTCGACTATGGGACCAACGCCGAAATGGCATTGATCCATGGGGACAATATATTGACCGGTTCGGCTGCGGCCGGTCCCGCACTGGAGGGCCAGCAGATAAAGGACGGTATGCTTGCGGCACCCGGTGCCATTTCGAACATTGAGATAAAAGAAAATGGGTGGCTCTGTTATGTTCTTGACGATGCACTCACTCCGCAGACGGGCGATCTGATCGACCCGGTCTCCGGAAAGATCGTTTCAAAGGGCAAGATGGACGGAAAAGCGGTCGGGATCACCGGCACAGGAGTCGTTGCGGCAATAGCATGCGGTTTCGAATCGGGTCTCGTTTCGGGTTCCAAGATACTCACCCCGGACGGCACGCTGCATCTGCAGGACGGTGTGAACATAACATCAAAAGACATCGATGAGGCCGGAAAGGCCATCGGCGCCTTACGTGCCGGATATCTTACGCTGATGTTGGAAGCCGGCATTTGGGTCGATGATGTAAAGACCGCATATATGTCCGGCGCTTCCGGCCTTTATGTCGATGCCAAAAAGGCACAGAAGATAGGTATGGTGACCCCTGGTGCAACGGAGATAGTGCAGTATGGGAACACTTCGATCATGCTGGCAAGAAAGATGGTGACTGGAGAGAAAACGCTGGATGAACTTAGGGATATGACAAAGAAGCTGAGAGCAAA
It includes:
- a CDS encoding methylamine methyltransferase corrinoid protein reductive activase, with product MDIGTSGLRCQAIDLETKETLSSAMTSRHPIPGMNVIDHVNFAMDAGRDVANKLMIGAINNLFKLLEVDLSKVCRIAVCGNPFQMSLFQNIEIRDLAFAGKSMIKKLGITPPDRNGAVIKTSLLGIEGIDADVIIPPAVTHEIGADAMAMLTETGVLEKEGIRIVVDYGTNAEMALIHGDNILTGSAAAGPALEGQQIKDGMLAAPGAISNIEIKENGWLCYVLDDALTPQTGDLIDPVSGKIVSKGKMDGKAVGITGTGVVAAIACGFESGLVSGSKILTPDGTLHLQDGVNITSKDIDEAGKAIGALRAGYLTLMLEAGIWVDDVKTAYMSGASGLYVDAKKAQKIGMVTPGATEIVQYGNTSIMLARKMVTGEKTLDELRDMTKKLRAKHCMFASSDAFKDIYSVEISLWSYGMPWSAYNEMMDVYGLKHVPAEPERSTSERRSATDLPELRGKKVSILENAGVELSGLVQGCISCRKCVKECPESAISVEKAAITIKSDRCMGTACKRCEMICPEKVLQIKTLRIKEN